One window from the genome of Pseudoalteromonas sp. '520P1 No. 423' encodes:
- the fliD gene encoding flagellar filament capping protein FliD has protein sequence MSLSFTGIGSGLEVNKIVTAIVNAEKVPYQARVTSQQGDFTADISAVGSLKASLEEMTSSLSGLSDKDKYQQRSISGNDDFVSLSSNKDAEVGSYSVKVDQLAMSHKLMSAAIGSTDTVGKGTMAFKSGSNDFTIDVSDTATLSELRDQINKSNDNTSVIATIITDSDGQHLVLSSKTTGVGNMVEVTVTDDDGNNTDVQGLSQLAYSGHKYTSDTIPQGVNLGEGTIAITSNTNSFNIAVSATAPLNEIRDLINNSNDNNSVVASVITENSGDERLVLTSIDTGISDNITLSVTDSDSNNTDASGLSRLVNGAQTAGAITNVAQINKAQDAKITIDGTVVVKSNTNNFKDVIDGIDITANKVHDTSDDISNIKVSENNNNVATGLNSFIEKFNAFVDLSKQLGAASENNAGTLSGDAMLRNSMNQIRSIFSTQFDTANNSTLALSQLGIRTERNGYLSLDNDTLNEMIEQDPDAVQNFLIGSDSDSGFVNTLTQKLEVYTGKGGLIEKRIEGKESQIARLQEDVDKFNQKMASLESRLYAQYNAMDLLVANMNSTGSYLQQQLDNMPGVVKNSK, from the coding sequence ATGTCTCTTTCATTTACAGGTATAGGTTCTGGATTAGAAGTTAACAAAATAGTGACTGCAATTGTTAATGCTGAAAAAGTACCTTATCAAGCACGTGTTACCAGTCAGCAAGGCGATTTTACCGCAGACATCTCAGCTGTTGGTTCTTTAAAAGCCTCTCTTGAAGAAATGACCTCCTCACTATCAGGTTTATCTGATAAAGATAAATATCAACAACGAAGTATTTCAGGTAACGATGACTTTGTATCACTGAGCTCAAATAAAGACGCTGAAGTGGGCAGTTATTCTGTAAAAGTAGATCAATTAGCAATGAGTCATAAATTAATGTCTGCAGCAATAGGTAGTACTGATACTGTTGGCAAAGGCACAATGGCTTTTAAATCAGGCTCCAATGACTTCACTATTGACGTATCTGATACCGCCACTTTAAGTGAATTGAGAGATCAAATTAATAAAAGCAATGATAATACATCAGTTATTGCGACTATTATTACAGATAGTGATGGTCAACATCTGGTTTTAAGTAGTAAAACAACAGGTGTCGGTAACATGGTAGAAGTGACAGTTACAGATGATGATGGCAATAATACAGATGTACAGGGCTTATCTCAATTAGCTTACAGTGGTCATAAATATACTTCAGATACAATACCTCAAGGTGTGAATTTAGGTGAAGGGACTATCGCTATTACCTCTAATACAAATTCATTTAATATTGCTGTTTCAGCTACTGCACCGCTTAATGAAATTCGAGATTTAATTAATAATAGCAATGATAACAACTCTGTAGTTGCAAGTGTTATTACAGAAAACAGTGGTGATGAACGCCTAGTGCTGACGAGTATCGATACTGGTATATCAGATAATATTACATTGTCGGTGACAGACTCTGATAGCAATAATACAGATGCGAGTGGTTTATCTCGCCTAGTCAATGGTGCACAAACAGCAGGCGCTATTACTAATGTAGCACAAATCAACAAAGCTCAAGATGCAAAAATTACCATTGATGGCACTGTTGTAGTTAAAAGTAATACCAATAATTTTAAAGATGTTATTGATGGCATAGATATCACAGCAAATAAAGTACATGACACTAGCGATGACATTAGTAATATTAAAGTTTCTGAAAATAATAATAATGTCGCTACAGGCCTCAATAGTTTCATAGAAAAATTTAATGCTTTTGTAGATTTGAGTAAGCAATTAGGCGCAGCAAGTGAAAATAATGCTGGCACTTTATCTGGTGACGCTATGCTGCGAAACTCTATGAATCAGATCCGTTCTATCTTTTCAACACAATTTGATACTGCAAACAACAGTACTTTAGCCTTAAGTCAATTAGGCATTCGAACAGAACGAAACGGCTATTTAAGTTTAGATAATGATACCTTAAATGAGATGATTGAACAGGATCCTGATGCAGTTCAAAATTTTTTAATTGGTAGTGATAGCGACTCTGGCTTCGTAAATACATTAACGCAAAAGTTAGAGGTATATACAGGTAAAGGCGGTTTGATTGAAAAAAGAATAGAAGGAAAAGAAAGTCAAATTGCTCGCTTGCAAGAAGATGTTGATAAATTCAATCAAAAAATGGCGTCATTAGAGTCAAGGTTGTATGCGCAATACAACGCAATGGATTTACTGGTGGCCAATATGAATTCGACAGGGTCATACTTACAACAACAACTTGATAATATGCCTGGTGTTGTTAAAAACTCAAAATGA
- a CDS encoding flagellin codes for MAISVSTNVSSLNAQRNLSKSGSDLATSMQRLSSGMRINSAKDDAAGMQISSRLTSQINGLGVAQRNANDGISMAQTAEGAMQESSSILQRMRDLSLQSANGSNSSADREALQKEVSALQTELTRIADTTSFGGQQLLDGTFGSKDFQIGSNANETISVSLSSIKASDIGSNRMDLASTTIAGLGQGGSTGAANTAGGNNVAASTYSIVGRDGTTQTVTTLADEEASSIADKINALSTKTGVNADARTQVELSALGSTANVTFQLNGTAISSASDFSLMAKAINDKSGQTGVSAATNDAGNLILTDESGKDIDILDFKEDGGTGTVVAKGMSYDGTAGAAATLGGATGTDSESFAGSIRLDSTDSYSVTAADASLAAATTATASTLEAVGNVDLGTQSGAQDALAVIDGALASIDAQRADLGAVQNRFSHTISNLANIEENVSASRSRIQDTDFASETAMMTKNQILQQAGTSILAQSNQLPQAALSLLG; via the coding sequence ATGGCTATCTCAGTAAGTACTAATGTTTCATCACTAAACGCACAAAGAAATTTATCTAAGTCGGGTTCTGATTTAGCAACTTCAATGCAGCGTTTATCTTCAGGTATGCGCATCAATAGTGCCAAAGATGATGCGGCTGGCATGCAAATTTCAAGCAGATTAACATCTCAAATAAATGGACTAGGTGTTGCTCAGCGTAACGCCAACGATGGTATTTCTATGGCGCAAACTGCAGAAGGCGCGATGCAAGAGTCTTCGAGTATTTTACAACGCATGCGAGACTTGTCACTGCAATCTGCAAATGGCTCAAACTCGTCAGCAGATAGAGAAGCGTTACAAAAAGAAGTGTCTGCTTTGCAAACAGAATTAACACGTATTGCAGATACCACTTCTTTTGGTGGCCAGCAACTGCTTGATGGCACGTTTGGTTCAAAAGACTTTCAGATTGGCTCAAATGCCAATGAAACAATTTCAGTGAGTTTAAGCAGTATTAAAGCATCAGATATCGGCAGTAACAGAATGGATTTGGCAAGTACCACGATTGCTGGTTTAGGTCAAGGTGGTAGTACAGGTGCAGCTAACACAGCTGGTGGTAATAATGTAGCAGCAAGCACTTATAGTATTGTTGGCAGGGACGGTACGACACAAACGGTGACGACACTTGCTGATGAAGAGGCCAGTTCAATAGCCGATAAAATTAATGCTTTGTCTACTAAAACAGGCGTCAATGCAGATGCCCGTACACAAGTTGAATTGAGTGCTTTAGGTAGTACGGCGAATGTGACATTTCAACTTAATGGCACCGCAATTTCAAGTGCTTCAGACTTTTCGTTGATGGCAAAAGCGATTAATGACAAATCAGGACAAACTGGGGTGTCAGCTGCCACTAATGATGCGGGTAATTTAATCTTAACTGATGAATCAGGCAAAGACATTGATATTCTCGATTTTAAAGAGGATGGTGGTACTGGCACGGTTGTCGCTAAAGGTATGTCATATGATGGCACTGCCGGTGCAGCTGCGACATTAGGTGGCGCGACAGGTACCGATTCTGAATCATTTGCAGGTTCCATTAGGCTGGATTCTACAGACAGTTATTCAGTTACCGCAGCCGATGCGTCACTTGCTGCGGCAACGACGGCAACAGCATCGACATTAGAAGCGGTAGGTAATGTCGATTTAGGCACTCAATCAGGCGCCCAAGATGCCTTGGCTGTTATTGATGGCGCACTGGCGAGCATTGATGCGCAACGCGCTGATTTAGGTGCGGTTCAAAATCGTTTTAGTCACACAATTAGCAATTTGGCTAATATAGAGGAAAATGTATCTGCATCACGTAGTCGAATTCAAGATACTGATTTTGCATCTGAAACAGCTATGATGACAAAAAATCAAATATTGCAACAGGCTGGTACTTCAATTCTTGCGCAATCAAATCAGTTACCGCAGGCAGCACTTAGCTTGTTAGGCTAA
- a CDS encoding tetratricopeptide repeat protein, with protein MSIKNNLAKAEIYYQEGEFEQAIYICQKILEKKSKLFNALQIKAACYQGLGELTEALSIFHQLIAINDKHASTYNNIGNIYLQQNKVTEAKKFYQKAQNVAPQMAEASNNLGICNQKLGDFSLAQSNYKKAITLDGKIADYHYNLGVLYADLGYFDSAINTFLKTLELNKNKSSVYWHVVKCYMYQHRYQDALEVIDMGLLSKTLSDDELCELLVAKAMLFWLFYSPDEVEHALQLSRSIYSYENDSHNMNNMIIFHRYISTLLQRRKEKQFLYQQNVLSQQETLSIKPIYFISESHGFSPNDTLITYQKQRYVVRSLFIFGAKIIHFIKKQDNRYKASLNAILSDIPKGSKLVMGFGEIDCRINEGIFVHCAKRELDFHDVIDDMLMRYVSMLQQQADNLDIEFLIYGVPAPHPFYVKQLKGDDKTQFKQLIAYFNQCLASLCDQFGFTYLDVYQLTQLNKESNLVYHTDEIHLKAETVSELFEQLSH; from the coding sequence ATGAGTATAAAAAATAATTTAGCAAAAGCTGAAATTTATTACCAAGAAGGTGAGTTTGAACAGGCCATATATATTTGTCAAAAAATACTAGAAAAGAAATCAAAGTTGTTTAATGCATTACAAATTAAAGCTGCTTGTTATCAAGGTCTTGGAGAGTTAACCGAGGCGCTTTCGATTTTTCATCAATTGATTGCTATCAATGACAAACACGCTTCAACTTATAATAACATTGGCAATATATATTTACAGCAAAATAAAGTTACTGAAGCCAAGAAGTTTTACCAAAAAGCTCAAAATGTTGCTCCTCAAATGGCTGAAGCAAGTAATAACCTAGGCATATGTAATCAAAAATTAGGTGATTTTTCACTTGCCCAGAGCAATTATAAAAAGGCGATCACACTCGACGGTAAAATAGCTGATTATCATTACAATTTAGGTGTCTTGTATGCGGATTTGGGCTATTTTGATAGTGCTATTAATACATTTTTAAAAACATTAGAGTTAAATAAAAATAAATCTTCAGTTTATTGGCACGTTGTTAAGTGTTACATGTACCAACATCGCTATCAAGATGCACTGGAAGTCATCGATATGGGGCTACTCAGTAAAACACTGTCGGATGATGAACTTTGTGAATTATTAGTTGCTAAAGCGATGCTATTTTGGCTTTTTTATAGTCCAGATGAAGTTGAACATGCATTACAACTAAGTCGCTCTATATACAGTTATGAAAACGATTCTCATAATATGAATAATATGATTATTTTTCATCGCTACATTAGTACTTTATTACAAAGAAGAAAGGAAAAACAATTTTTATATCAACAAAATGTTTTGTCACAGCAAGAAACATTATCGATTAAACCTATATACTTTATCTCTGAAAGCCATGGCTTCTCTCCCAATGACACCCTGATCACTTATCAAAAACAACGGTATGTTGTTCGTTCACTTTTTATTTTTGGCGCTAAAATAATCCATTTTATAAAAAAACAAGATAACCGTTATAAAGCCAGTTTAAATGCAATATTGTCTGATATACCAAAGGGCAGTAAGCTCGTTATGGGGTTTGGTGAAATAGACTGCCGGATAAATGAAGGGATTTTTGTTCACTGTGCAAAAAGGGAATTAGATTTTCATGATGTCATTGATGATATGCTGATGCGTTATGTATCTATGTTACAACAACAAGCAGATAATCTCGATATCGAGTTTCTAATATATGGTGTGCCTGCCCCGCATCCTTTTTATGTAAAGCAGCTTAAAGGTGATGATAAAACCCAGTTTAAGCAATTAATTGCTTATTTTAATCAGTGTTTAGCATCTTTGTGTGATCAGTTTGGCTTTACTTATTTGGATGTTTATCAACTAACCCAATTAAATAAGGAAAGTAATCTAGTGTATCACACAGATGAAATTCATTTAAAGGCGGAAACTGTTTCTGAACTTTTTGAACAACTGAGCCATTAG
- a CDS encoding flagellin: protein MALSVNTNVASLNGQRNLSKSGMALETSMQRLSSGLRINSAKDDAAGMQIANRLTSQINGLSVAQRNANDGISMAQTAEGAMQESSSILQRMRDLSLQAANGSNSATDRGALQKEVSALQTELTRIAETTSFGDQQLLDGSFGTKSFQVGANANETITVSLGDFKASSIGSNRMDLASTTIAGLGQGGSTGAANTAGGNNVAASTYSIVGRDGTTQTVTTLADEEASSIADKINALSTKTGVNADARTQVELSALGSTANVTFQLNGTAISSASDFSLMAKAINEKSGQTGVSAATNDAGNLILTDESGKDIDILDFKEDGGTGTVVAKGMSYDGTAGAAATLGGATGTDSESFAGSIRLDSTDSYSVTAGDASLAAATTATASTLEPVGNVDLATQSGAQDALAVIDGALATIDAQRADLGAVQNRFSHTISNLANIEENVSASRSRIQDTDFASETAVMTKNQILQQAGTSILSQANQIPQAAISLLGG, encoded by the coding sequence ATGGCTTTAAGTGTAAATACTAACGTTGCATCGTTGAACGGGCAACGAAATTTATCAAAATCAGGAATGGCGCTAGAAACATCAATGCAACGTCTGTCGTCAGGGCTACGAATCAACAGTGCAAAAGACGATGCTGCTGGTATGCAAATAGCAAACCGTTTAACTTCTCAGATAAATGGGTTATCAGTTGCTCAACGAAATGCCAATGATGGTATTTCTATGGCGCAAACTGCTGAAGGTGCGATGCAAGAGTCTTCGAGTATTTTACAACGCATGCGAGACCTGTCATTGCAAGCAGCAAATGGTTCTAATTCAGCCACAGACAGAGGAGCGTTACAAAAAGAAGTGTCTGCTTTGCAAACAGAATTAACACGCATCGCCGAAACAACCTCATTTGGTGATCAGCAGTTGCTCGATGGCAGTTTTGGTACTAAATCTTTTCAAGTTGGTGCCAATGCCAATGAAACGATTACGGTTAGCTTAGGTGATTTTAAAGCGTCAAGTATCGGCAGTAACAGAATGGATTTGGCAAGTACCACGATTGCTGGTTTAGGTCAAGGTGGTAGTACAGGTGCAGCTAACACAGCTGGTGGTAATAATGTAGCAGCAAGCACTTATAGTATTGTTGGCAGAGACGGTACGACACAAACAGTGACGACACTTGCTGATGAAGAGGCCAGTTCAATAGCCGATAAAATTAATGCCTTGTCTACTAAAACAGGCGTCAATGCAGATGCCCGTACACAAGTTGAATTGAGTGCTTTAGGTAGCACGGCGAATGTGACATTTCAACTTAATGGCACTGCAATTTCAAGTGCTTCAGACTTTTCGTTGATGGCAAAAGCGATTAATGAAAAATCAGGACAAACTGGAGTGTCAGCTGCCACTAATGATGCGGGTAATTTAATCTTAACTGATGAATCAGGCAAAGACATTGATATTCTCGATTTTAAAGAGGATGGTGGTACTGGCACGGTTGTCGCTAAAGGTATGTCATATGATGGCACTGCCGGTGCAGCTGCGACATTAGGTGGCGCGACAGGTACCGATTCTGAATCATTTGCAGGTTCCATTAGGCTGGATTCTACAGACAGTTATTCAGTTACCGCAGGCGATGCGTCACTTGCTGCGGCAACGACGGCAACAGCATCTACATTAGAGCCGGTGGGCAATGTCGATTTAGCGACTCAATCAGGCGCCCAAGATGCCTTGGCTGTTATTGATGGCGCATTGGCTACTATTGATGCGCAACGCGCTGATTTAGGTGCGGTTCAAAATCGTTTTAGTCACACTATTAGCAATTTGGCTAATATAGAGGAAAATGTATCTGCATCACGTAGTCGAATTCAAGACACTGATTTTGCATCAGAAACAGCTGTGATGACAAAAAATCAAATATTACAGCAAGCAGGTACATCTATCTTATCTCAAGCGAATCAAATACCACAAGCGGCTATCAGTTTATTAGGTGGTTAA
- a CDS encoding sigma-54 dependent transcriptional regulator, whose amino-acid sequence MIGPAKVLIFDENQSRAQALSASLSFIDEANQIVSDRDYKKYASPVDCVTAFILGASSSLEHEVIIRENPAIPFLLLGETLEPLLSFANVIGLISEPFNYEITTQLIHDCQEYHRLIPRSHNSSRGSKHFDGLIGETPSIKNVRFLIEQVAITNANVLILGESGTGKEVVARNIHLLSKRVSGPFVPVNCGAIPAELLESELFGHEKGAFTGAISARKGRFELAQGGTLFLDEIGDMPLQMQVKLLRVLQERTYERVGGNKSISADVRVIAATHRNLDEMIEAGSFREDLYYRLNVFPIENPALKERREDIPLLLKELMKRNCEQGGYSAKFTEQALDNLKEHNWPGNVRELANLVERMVIMFPDKVVDAQDLPKKYQHLEVDAFVPEYPEEILERQALNDIFGSGFSDGADYDDDEAEFEQPDSIMGLLPDEGIQLKEYLGELEVSLITQALERHDFVVARAAEILGVRRTTLVEKMKKYNLTKD is encoded by the coding sequence ATGATAGGTCCAGCAAAAGTATTAATATTTGATGAAAATCAAAGCAGGGCACAGGCATTGTCAGCTTCATTATCGTTTATTGATGAAGCGAATCAAATCGTAAGTGATAGAGATTATAAAAAATATGCTTCGCCAGTCGATTGTGTAACTGCTTTTATTCTAGGCGCTAGCAGCTCGCTTGAACATGAAGTTATTATTCGTGAAAATCCAGCTATTCCATTTCTATTATTAGGTGAGACTTTAGAACCGTTATTATCATTTGCTAATGTTATCGGTTTAATTAGTGAGCCTTTTAACTACGAAATAACCACGCAACTTATCCATGATTGCCAAGAATATCATCGTCTGATCCCTAGAAGCCACAATTCAAGTCGTGGCTCAAAGCATTTTGATGGCTTAATAGGTGAAACACCAAGCATTAAAAATGTGCGCTTTTTAATTGAGCAAGTTGCAATAACAAATGCCAATGTTTTAATTTTAGGTGAGTCAGGTACGGGTAAAGAAGTGGTTGCACGTAATATTCATTTATTATCCAAACGTGTAAGTGGTCCTTTTGTGCCTGTAAACTGTGGCGCAATTCCAGCTGAGTTACTTGAAAGTGAATTATTTGGTCATGAAAAAGGTGCATTTACCGGTGCGATTTCTGCGCGTAAAGGTCGCTTTGAATTAGCACAGGGCGGTACTTTATTTCTTGATGAAATTGGTGATATGCCGCTGCAAATGCAAGTTAAATTATTACGTGTATTACAAGAGCGTACCTATGAAAGAGTGGGTGGTAATAAATCAATTTCAGCAGATGTACGTGTCATCGCAGCAACTCATCGCAACTTAGATGAAATGATTGAAGCTGGCTCGTTTAGAGAAGATTTGTACTACCGATTAAATGTTTTTCCTATCGAGAATCCCGCTTTAAAAGAGCGAAGAGAAGACATTCCATTATTACTTAAAGAATTAATGAAAAGAAACTGTGAACAGGGGGGGTATTCTGCAAAGTTCACTGAGCAAGCTTTAGATAATCTCAAAGAGCATAACTGGCCTGGCAATGTCAGAGAATTAGCTAATTTAGTTGAACGCATGGTGATCATGTTTCCTGACAAAGTGGTTGATGCACAAGATTTGCCTAAAAAATATCAACATTTAGAAGTTGATGCGTTCGTACCTGAATACCCAGAAGAGATTTTAGAGCGACAAGCATTAAATGATATATTTGGCTCTGGTTTTTCTGATGGTGCGGATTATGACGATGATGAAGCTGAGTTTGAGCAACCAGATAGCATTATGGGTTTATTACCTGATGAAGGTATTCAGCTTAAAGAGTATCTAGGTGAGCTGGAAGTGAGCTTAATAACACAAGCTTTAGAACGTCATGATTTTGTTGTTGCCAGAGCTGCTGAAATATTAGGTGTTAGACGCACAACTTTGGTTGAAAAAATGAAAAAATATAATTTAACGAAAGATTAA
- a CDS encoding PAS domain-containing sensor histidine kinase, whose protein sequence is MALAQVFQNDYTSSQYNPCLMQESYVGELNELRQQSSWLNHLVDTLPAGVIVLDGRGMIARANQIAIDMLGEPLEGEKWLTIIQRSFCPKQDDGHEVSLKDGRKVKLNISALSPEPGQLILMTDLTETRLLQERLAHMQRLGALGKMVASLAHQVRTPLSAAMLYADHLGNQNLKAHSRDKFHTKLMSRLQDLETQVNDMLLFAKSGEQQVVEKVSMQQLLTEVKASSEAMVTQHNGELNIELPEPDIEITGNKTALASAIANLIHNSIQVKGPGSKILLSAKRDEIEPDMVCICVSDNGPGVPKELVSKIFEPFFTTKSQGTGLGLAVVNAVANSHQGKVSLMQDQIEGAAFNIHLPIFLHDL, encoded by the coding sequence ATGGCGCTAGCACAAGTATTTCAAAATGATTATACAAGTTCGCAATATAACCCTTGTTTAATGCAAGAGTCATATGTGGGTGAGTTAAATGAATTAAGACAGCAATCAAGTTGGCTTAATCATTTAGTTGATACTTTACCTGCTGGTGTTATTGTACTTGATGGCCGAGGCATGATAGCTCGGGCAAATCAAATTGCTATTGATATGCTAGGAGAACCACTTGAAGGTGAAAAATGGTTAACGATCATTCAAAGATCATTTTGTCCAAAGCAAGATGATGGCCATGAAGTATCATTAAAAGATGGTCGTAAAGTAAAGCTAAATATTTCAGCTTTATCCCCAGAACCTGGTCAACTCATTTTAATGACGGATTTGACAGAAACCCGTTTATTACAAGAGCGGTTAGCGCATATGCAAAGACTTGGTGCGTTAGGAAAAATGGTTGCATCATTAGCCCATCAAGTTCGTACGCCACTTTCTGCTGCGATGCTATATGCCGATCATTTAGGAAATCAAAACTTAAAAGCGCATTCTAGAGACAAATTTCATACAAAGCTGATGTCACGATTGCAAGATCTTGAAACACAAGTAAACGATATGCTGCTATTTGCAAAAAGTGGTGAGCAACAAGTTGTTGAAAAAGTGTCGATGCAGCAACTATTAACAGAAGTAAAAGCAAGCTCTGAAGCTATGGTTACACAACATAATGGTGAGTTGAACATTGAATTACCTGAGCCGGATATTGAAATTACCGGTAATAAAACCGCTTTAGCCAGTGCCATTGCTAATTTAATTCACAATAGTATTCAAGTGAAAGGCCCTGGCTCTAAAATTTTATTATCAGCGAAACGAGATGAAATAGAACCAGATATGGTTTGCATATGTGTATCAGATAATGGACCAGGCGTACCAAAAGAATTAGTCAGTAAGATATTTGAACCGTTTTTTACTACAAAAAGCCAAGGTACAGGGTTAGGTTTAGCGGTTGTAAATGCAGTTGCCAATAGCCACCAAGGCAAAGTAAGTTTAATGCAAGATCAAATCGAAGGCGCTGCGTTTAATATTCATTTACCGATTTTCTTACATGATCTGTAA
- a CDS encoding flagellar protein FlaG, producing the protein MDSFNVDINSNLNFSTKAKNEQHNNSDTVGLSKEVQNTKLALTDIDTSTKETNESTIIKEQPTELVNLDELAQKLQDFADETNTSLEFLVDQDSGRNVIKVIDKTSGDIVKQYPTEEVLSIVAKLSEAPGAFINFEV; encoded by the coding sequence ATGGACTCTTTCAATGTTGACATAAATAGTAATTTAAATTTTTCAACTAAAGCAAAAAATGAGCAGCATAATAATAGTGATACCGTTGGGTTGAGTAAAGAAGTACAAAATACCAAACTGGCTTTAACTGACATTGATACTTCAACTAAAGAAACCAATGAATCTACTATTATAAAAGAACAGCCAACAGAGTTAGTTAATCTTGATGAGTTGGCGCAAAAATTGCAGGATTTTGCGGACGAAACAAATACAAGCTTAGAGTTTTTAGTCGATCAAGACTCTGGCCGAAATGTGATAAAAGTAATAGATAAAACAAGTGGTGATATAGTGAAACAGTACCCAACTGAAGAAGTATTGAGTATTGTTGCTAAGTTATCTGAAGCACCTGGTGCATTTATAAATTTTGAAGTTTAG
- the fliS gene encoding flagellar export chaperone FliS — protein MAHLSIKKYRQVNVNNVQDMTPYEQINLIFVNVIGKLAAAKGFITRNEIEKKGENISTCILLIGALEDALNMQAGAEISDNLSALYAYCQRRLVEGNLKNDIDALTEVSDIIKTIKEGWDAIPADMRQKDQVLQAQTV, from the coding sequence ATGGCACATTTATCTATAAAAAAATACCGTCAAGTTAATGTTAATAATGTTCAAGATATGACTCCATATGAGCAAATAAATCTTATATTCGTTAATGTGATTGGTAAACTGGCAGCTGCAAAAGGTTTTATTACTCGAAATGAAATAGAAAAAAAAGGTGAGAATATTTCTACCTGTATTTTATTAATCGGCGCACTTGAAGATGCTTTAAATATGCAAGCCGGTGCTGAAATTTCAGATAATTTATCGGCTTTATATGCGTACTGCCAACGTAGATTAGTTGAAGGAAACTTGAAAAATGATATTGATGCTTTAACTGAAGTGTCAGATATTATAAAAACAATTAAAGAAGGTTGGGATGCTATTCCAGCTGATATGCGTCAAAAAGATCAAGTTTTGCAAGCACAAACAGTTTAA